The Paenibacillus sp. FSL R7-0204 genome includes a region encoding these proteins:
- a CDS encoding Gfo/Idh/MocA family protein, with amino-acid sequence MSKVYRVGVIGCGGIANGKHLPALSRQDKVQVVAFCDIIKERAEAAAEQYGSAEAAVYADYQELLKDTSIDIVHVLTPNDAHAEISIAALEAGKHVMCEKPMAKTAADAKRMAEAAKRTGKKLTIGYDNRFRQDSLYLKKVCEAGELGHIYYAKAHAIRRRAVPTWGVFLDEEKQGGGPLIDIGTHALDLTLWMMDNYKPKVVLGTKYHELSQKEDAANAWGPWDPKKFTVEDSAFGMIVMENGATITLEASWALNSLDVDEAKCSLSGTEAGADMKNGLRINGEKHSKLYTNEIELGAGGVAFYEGKEEKATDIELRKWIEAIEQDKDPVVTPEQAYVVSRILEAIYESAQTGKAVYLD; translated from the coding sequence ATGAGCAAAGTGTATCGTGTTGGAGTTATCGGCTGTGGAGGTATTGCGAACGGGAAGCATCTGCCTGCCTTAAGCAGACAGGATAAGGTTCAGGTGGTAGCTTTTTGCGATATTATCAAGGAACGGGCTGAAGCTGCTGCTGAACAATACGGCAGTGCAGAAGCTGCTGTCTATGCGGACTATCAGGAGTTATTGAAGGATACTTCCATTGATATTGTTCATGTGCTTACTCCTAATGATGCGCATGCGGAAATATCTATTGCGGCTTTGGAAGCGGGCAAGCATGTGATGTGTGAGAAGCCCATGGCCAAGACAGCGGCAGATGCCAAACGTATGGCTGAAGCAGCAAAACGTACAGGGAAGAAGCTGACCATAGGGTATGACAACCGCTTCCGGCAAGACAGCTTGTATCTGAAAAAAGTCTGTGAGGCAGGCGAGCTCGGCCATATCTATTATGCAAAAGCACATGCTATCCGGCGGAGAGCAGTCCCTACCTGGGGGGTCTTCCTGGATGAGGAGAAGCAGGGGGGCGGCCCGCTTATTGATATTGGAACCCATGCGCTGGATCTGACGCTCTGGATGATGGACAACTACAAACCGAAGGTTGTGCTGGGGACCAAATACCACGAGCTCTCCCAAAAAGAAGACGCTGCCAACGCCTGGGGACCCTGGGACCCGAAGAAATTCACCGTGGAAGACTCTGCCTTCGGGATGATTGTGATGGAGAACGGTGCAACGATTACGCTGGAGGCGAGCTGGGCGCTGAATTCGCTGGATGTGGATGAAGCCAAGTGCAGCTTAAGCGGAACCGAAGCGGGGGCGGACATGAAGAACGGTCTTCGGATTAACGGGGAAAAGCATAGTAAGCTGTACACGAACGAAATTGAGCTTGGTGCCGGAGGAGTAGCCTTCTATGAAGGCAAAGAAGAGAAAGCTACGGATATCGAATTAAGAAAGTGGATCGAAGCGATCGAACAGGATAAAGATCCGGTCGTGACTCCTGAACAGGCTTATGTGGTCTCCCGGATTCTGGAGGCAATCTATGAATCGGCGCAGACGGGGAAGGCCGTATATTTGGACTAA
- a CDS encoding AraC family transcriptional regulator, with amino-acid sequence MSPFPFEIMFEKMDLLERLDISILWGHYEISVLRFHLTSFPPGKVIDFHNHAEFEFHFIPRGKGTVILGDQQYPLSEGMLYLTGPGVMHRQEADAEESMEELCLHIHIAEKQRDDADPWEVAEAEECVEKLRRLPLIPAQDYHRAMKCFLEAYEACDGKLAGYYTSIKHLVISILLKVTRAYDAGGMGAAAPVRDMVTYRYQYAVQYMEANYSAAVTLENVAEKLNISPRQLQRIFKQVDPDHTFSRILEDIRLQAVCSKLEASSLSIEHIAESEGFTNATYLHSVFRKRLGMTPAAYRKARKILEQ; translated from the coding sequence ATGAGCCCTTTTCCCTTCGAGATTATGTTTGAGAAGATGGATCTGCTGGAAAGACTGGATATTTCCATCCTGTGGGGACATTATGAAATTTCTGTTCTCCGGTTTCATTTGACCTCTTTTCCCCCGGGGAAGGTCATTGATTTCCATAACCATGCTGAATTTGAATTTCATTTCATCCCGCGGGGCAAGGGAACGGTCATTCTTGGGGATCAGCAGTATCCTTTATCGGAGGGAATGCTCTATTTGACCGGACCGGGAGTTATGCATCGTCAGGAAGCAGATGCGGAAGAGTCGATGGAGGAGTTATGTCTGCATATCCATATTGCGGAGAAGCAGAGGGACGATGCAGACCCGTGGGAGGTTGCGGAAGCGGAGGAATGCGTGGAGAAGCTGAGGAGGCTGCCGCTTATCCCTGCGCAGGATTATCACAGGGCGATGAAGTGTTTTCTGGAAGCCTATGAGGCCTGTGACGGCAAGCTTGCGGGATATTACACCTCTATCAAGCATCTCGTGATCAGTATCCTGCTGAAGGTAACCAGAGCATATGATGCAGGCGGGATGGGAGCTGCGGCACCCGTACGGGATATGGTGACCTACCGCTATCAATATGCCGTTCAATACATGGAAGCGAATTATTCAGCAGCCGTGACGCTGGAGAATGTTGCCGAGAAGCTGAATATCAGTCCGAGGCAGCTACAGCGGATATTTAAGCAGGTTGATCCGGATCACACCTTCAGCCGGATTCTTGAAGACATCCGGTTGCAGGCGGTGTGCAGCAAGCTTGAAGCTAGCAGCCTGTCGATCGAACATATCGCGGAGTCCGAGGGGTTCACCAATGCGACCTATCTGCATTCGGTATTCCGCAAGCGGCTGGGCATGACCCCGGCTGCCTACCGCAAGGCCCGAAAAATACTTGAACAGTGA
- a CDS encoding Gfo/Idh/MocA family protein — protein sequence MSIRIGKISYWHVHAWDYTKQAQEHSNTEITAVWDEDAERGRKAAESLNVPFYDSLEDMLARKDIDAVIVDAPTHMHREVIIAAARAGKHIFTEKVVAASLNEVNEILSEVADHGVKLTVSLPRLNDGYTLSVTDILSQGLLGEITYVRVRLSHNGATANWLPEHFYSLEQCQGGALIDLGCHPMYLTRLFLGQEVTGVSASFGYVTGKEVEDNAVATLYTDSGAIGVVEAGFVNSYSPFTIEVHGTEGTLLYGTPEAKLLVRSNKAADQGAAWNDTPVRANRDSAFEQWVGHIQNNTLASDNIQAATELTRLMEAANLSAKAGRVVRLAELKS from the coding sequence GTGAGCATTAGGATTGGCAAGATCAGCTATTGGCATGTACATGCCTGGGATTATACGAAGCAGGCTCAGGAGCATAGCAATACGGAAATTACTGCGGTATGGGACGAGGATGCGGAGCGGGGCAGGAAGGCGGCAGAGAGCTTGAATGTCCCGTTCTATGATTCTTTGGAGGACATGCTTGCCCGGAAGGATATCGATGCCGTGATTGTCGACGCGCCAACCCATATGCACCGGGAGGTCATAATTGCGGCGGCCAGAGCAGGCAAGCACATTTTCACTGAAAAGGTTGTAGCTGCATCGCTGAATGAGGTTAACGAAATCCTCTCCGAGGTCGCGGATCATGGAGTGAAGCTAACCGTGTCTCTGCCGCGGCTAAATGACGGTTACACGTTATCGGTTACAGACATTCTAAGCCAGGGACTGCTTGGGGAGATCACTTATGTCAGAGTCCGTTTATCCCATAACGGCGCAACGGCCAACTGGCTTCCCGAGCATTTCTATAGCCTGGAGCAATGCCAGGGCGGGGCTTTGATTGATCTGGGATGTCATCCCATGTACCTGACCAGGCTGTTTCTGGGTCAAGAGGTGACCGGGGTCAGCGCGAGCTTCGGATATGTGACGGGCAAGGAAGTGGAAGACAACGCAGTTGCGACGCTCTATACGGATTCGGGAGCAATCGGTGTGGTGGAAGCTGGCTTCGTGAACAGCTATTCCCCTTTTACCATAGAAGTGCATGGAACGGAAGGAACTCTGCTTTATGGTACGCCTGAAGCGAAGCTGCTGGTTAGAAGTAATAAAGCAGCAGATCAAGGGGCTGCCTGGAACGATACGCCTGTGCGGGCCAACCGGGACAGCGCTTTTGAGCAATGGGTTGGCCACATCCAGAACAACACACTTGCTTCTGACAATATTCAAGCGGCAACGGAGCTTACCCGGTTAATGGAGGCGGCGAATCTCTCGGCGAAGGCAGGACGGGTGGTCCGGTTAGCCGAACTGAAATCTTAA
- a CDS encoding MBL fold metallo-hydrolase yields MKIKLIRHATLWLEYGGATFLIDPMLSAQGVNPPIMNSGDERRNPLVSLPGPVQQWLEPDAVLVTHLHQDHWDAAAVEQLSKELPVYCQEGDGERIAAQGFGRVTEIMDTGSVSVGGVTLTRTGGHHGTGEIGELMGKVSGFVFRAEGEPVLYLAGDTIWCEEVQQVIAGQTPEVIIVNAGGARFLNGGPITMDEQDVVQVCHAAPAASVIAVHMDTINHCHVTRELLKQRLEQQGLLSRVAVPLDGEWI; encoded by the coding sequence ATGAAAATAAAGCTGATCCGCCACGCCACTCTATGGCTGGAATACGGCGGTGCGACGTTTCTGATCGATCCCATGCTGAGTGCGCAGGGTGTGAATCCGCCGATTATGAATTCGGGCGATGAACGCCGGAATCCCCTGGTATCCCTGCCCGGTCCGGTTCAGCAGTGGCTGGAGCCGGATGCTGTACTGGTCACGCATCTACATCAGGATCACTGGGATGCTGCAGCAGTAGAGCAGTTGTCCAAGGAGTTGCCGGTGTATTGCCAGGAAGGTGATGGGGAGCGAATTGCTGCCCAGGGCTTTGGGCGTGTTACAGAAATTATGGATACCGGCTCTGTGTCCGTCGGCGGTGTGACCCTGACACGTACAGGCGGGCATCACGGGACAGGGGAGATAGGAGAATTAATGGGTAAGGTCTCCGGCTTCGTCTTCCGGGCGGAGGGCGAACCTGTGCTGTACCTGGCGGGAGATACCATCTGGTGCGAAGAGGTTCAGCAGGTGATAGCGGGGCAGACACCGGAGGTCATTATTGTCAATGCCGGAGGGGCACGGTTCCTGAACGGTGGGCCGATTACCATGGATGAGCAGGACGTGGTGCAGGTATGCCATGCCGCTCCGGCTGCTTCGGTAATTGCTGTGCATATGGATACGATTAATCACTGCCATGTAACGAGGGAGCTATTGAAGCAGCGCCTTGAACAGCAGGGCTTACTGAGCCGCGTGGCTGTTCCGCTGGATGGAGAGTGGATCTGA
- a CDS encoding Lrp/AsnC family transcriptional regulator → MTSYLIDNTDYRILQLLIDDSTLSHKDIGAMVHLTGQAVGARVRRLRELGIIEGYTIRYSPLRMGQSIHAFITVFLSSNKDHPPFQAFAKTHESVTEVYRISGEGCYWMRVRTVDQDALTAFLDELLKYGNYRVNLDMGQIK, encoded by the coding sequence ATGACCTCTTACCTCATCGACAATACCGATTACCGCATCCTCCAGCTCCTTATCGATGATTCCACTTTAAGCCATAAGGATATCGGGGCGATGGTCCATCTGACCGGCCAGGCTGTAGGCGCACGTGTCCGCAGATTGCGGGAGCTTGGCATCATTGAAGGCTACACCATCCGTTATAGCCCGCTGCGGATGGGTCAGAGCATTCATGCCTTTATAACGGTTTTTCTCAGCAGCAACAAGGATCATCCGCCTTTTCAGGCTTTTGCGAAGACCCATGAGAGTGTCACCGAGGTGTACCGCATCAGCGGGGAGGGCTGTTACTGGATGCGGGTGCGTACGGTGGATCAGGACGCGCTGACCGCTTTTTTGGACGAATTACTGAAGTATGGCAATTACCGGGTCAACCTGGACATGGGCCAGATTAAATAG
- a CDS encoding pentapeptide repeat-containing protein, whose amino-acid sequence MSNKIEPPRIPDPGLLTPQDIHTLASKDEFSRCLIEGALIEYQEATRVAFDKTIFKNVTITESSLQRIELTDVVFDHCDLSNVDFSDAFIHRSEFRDCRMIGTDFTRARFQNVSITGCIGEFAIFRFANFKGASFERSSLVSADYYQSTLKDLYFSECNLEQATLAGCKLKGVDLSDCEFTGLLVDLQDLEGCIISAEQAASFAGLLGLVIKN is encoded by the coding sequence ATGAGTAACAAGATAGAACCACCCAGAATCCCAGATCCCGGGCTACTTACACCGCAGGACATTCACACCCTTGCTTCCAAAGACGAATTCAGCCGCTGTCTCATCGAAGGAGCGCTCATTGAATATCAGGAGGCTACCCGGGTAGCTTTCGACAAGACTATTTTCAAAAACGTCACCATCACGGAATCCTCACTACAGCGCATTGAGCTTACCGATGTGGTCTTCGATCATTGCGACCTGTCCAATGTGGATTTCAGCGACGCCTTCATACACCGGTCCGAGTTCAGGGATTGCCGCATGATCGGTACAGACTTCACCAGAGCACGATTTCAAAATGTATCCATCACCGGATGTATCGGGGAATTCGCGATCTTCCGTTTCGCCAACTTCAAAGGGGCTTCCTTCGAGCGCAGCTCGCTGGTCAGCGCGGATTATTACCAGTCCACCCTGAAAGACCTGTATTTCTCGGAATGTAATCTGGAGCAGGCCACGCTGGCAGGATGCAAGCTGAAGGGCGTTGACCTGAGCGACTGCGAGTTCACTGGCCTGCTGGTGGATCTTCAGGATCTGGAGGGCTGCATCATCTCTGCGGAGCAGGCGGCTTCTTTTGCCGGACTACTAGGCCTGGTTATCAAAAATTAA
- a CDS encoding SprT family protein, giving the protein MSNEELQLWIEQVSLNSFGVPFRHTASFNSRLTTTGGRYFTKSHNIEINPQQLAMYGREETEKIIKHELCHYHLHLAKRGYMHRDADFKTLLARVGGSRYCQTLPGAKARKPQPYRYKLVCIVCATEYLRKRRADPGRYRCGKCSGKLKLIALEAGTGPAT; this is encoded by the coding sequence ATGAGCAACGAAGAGCTGCAGCTGTGGATTGAGCAGGTGTCGCTGAACAGCTTTGGCGTGCCTTTCCGGCATACGGCGAGCTTTAACAGCAGACTTACGACAACCGGGGGACGATATTTTACCAAGAGTCATAATATAGAGATTAACCCCCAGCAGCTGGCGATGTACGGACGGGAGGAGACGGAGAAGATTATCAAGCACGAGCTCTGCCACTACCACCTGCATCTGGCGAAGCGGGGGTACATGCACCGGGATGCTGATTTCAAAACACTGCTGGCCCGCGTCGGCGGCAGTCGGTATTGTCAGACCCTGCCTGGTGCCAAGGCCCGCAAGCCGCAGCCTTACCGGTATAAGCTGGTATGCATCGTCTGTGCCACTGAATATCTGCGTAAGCGCCGGGCCGATCCCGGTAGGTACCGCTGTGGTAAATGCTCCGGCAAGCTGAAGCTGATTGCGTTAGAAGCGGGCACGGGTCCGGCTACTTAA
- a CDS encoding hydrolase/acyltransferase: MPKMRYVIMQQDQELLFVEMPEEYAYQLSALNLRLNKEIDKLTAENVPGLPRAVAECEALELLREEHHLESGLAYINRLEQAFASIKEEHYPLISLLTEIRALQAQLEQWYEEEEERVQ, translated from the coding sequence ATGCCGAAAATGCGTTACGTAATTATGCAGCAGGATCAGGAACTGCTATTCGTGGAGATGCCGGAGGAGTATGCTTACCAGCTAAGCGCCCTCAATCTTCGCCTGAACAAAGAAATCGACAAGCTGACTGCCGAGAATGTACCCGGACTGCCGAGGGCGGTAGCCGAATGCGAGGCGCTGGAGCTGCTGCGCGAAGAGCATCACCTGGAGTCGGGGCTGGCGTATATTAACCGGCTGGAACAGGCTTTTGCCTCCATTAAGGAGGAGCATTACCCGCTGATCTCACTACTGACCGAAATCCGGGCGCTCCAGGCCCAGCTGGAACAATGGTATGAAGAGGAAGAAGAACGGGTGCAGTAA
- the cmpA gene encoding cortex morphogenetic protein CmpA gives MPQWLRQQLMKAYLKKDCRQIRLLNECWFFYRNTADSHEMIQKNV, from the coding sequence TTGCCACAATGGCTTCGCCAACAGCTCATGAAGGCCTATCTCAAGAAGGACTGCCGTCAGATTAGACTGCTGAATGAATGCTGGTTCTTTTACCGGAATACCGCCGATTCCCACGAGATGATCCAGAAGAACGTATAA
- a CDS encoding DinB family protein gives MENKISDVLVENWDYVMDVEDWQPPLSAALEGVNSEQALWKPEGAAGNSIWENVNHLTYYKERLLRKLKGMEKLPDLESNDATFTVTGSGEEDWKQAVDKLKSIHASLREIIVALEEGAYEWGGSGHAPGEEVMSLILHDAYHTGQIVLVRKLQGSWPGTRRFD, from the coding sequence ATGGAAAATAAAATTAGCGATGTGCTGGTCGAGAATTGGGATTATGTGATGGATGTAGAGGATTGGCAGCCGCCGCTGAGTGCGGCGCTTGAAGGTGTGAATAGTGAGCAGGCTCTCTGGAAGCCTGAGGGAGCGGCGGGCAATTCGATCTGGGAGAACGTTAACCATCTGACGTATTATAAGGAGCGTCTGCTGCGCAAGCTCAAGGGAATGGAGAAATTGCCTGATCTGGAGAGCAATGATGCTACATTCACTGTAACAGGAAGCGGGGAAGAGGACTGGAAGCAGGCGGTAGACAAGCTGAAGTCGATTCATGCCTCGCTGCGCGAGATAATTGTAGCTCTGGAGGAAGGCGCTTATGAATGGGGAGGCTCCGGGCATGCACCGGGCGAAGAGGTCATGAGCCTGATTCTGCATGATGCCTATCATACGGGACAGATTGTGCTGGTCCGCAAGCTTCAGGGCTCCTGGCCGGGCACCCGCCGTTTCGATTAA
- a CDS encoding CGNR zinc finger domain-containing protein, which yields MLWVDFMNSYWRNWRTSDRSTDQDRLEDPKWLAEWLAEHKLPAAGPPRLEELEQLKDLRGLLWDELQRLVAGESPSTELLAQLNTYMGNGPVVRRVVWTPAGDAEISLQPQGADWGQIMAEITASFAAALLEKEPSRFRICGNPDCLWVYYDDTRNRSKRYCDDKLCGNLMKVRRFRARKKAAEGEPPVE from the coding sequence TTGCTGTGGGTAGATTTCATGAACAGCTATTGGCGGAATTGGCGGACTAGTGACCGGAGCACGGACCAGGACCGGCTGGAGGACCCCAAGTGGCTGGCGGAATGGCTGGCGGAGCACAAGCTGCCGGCGGCAGGTCCTCCCCGGCTGGAGGAGTTGGAGCAGCTCAAAGACCTGCGCGGCTTGTTGTGGGACGAGCTGCAGCGGCTGGTCGCGGGAGAGTCTCCGTCTACAGAACTGCTCGCGCAGTTAAATACTTACATGGGCAACGGGCCGGTTGTTCGCCGTGTGGTCTGGACGCCTGCAGGTGACGCAGAGATCTCCCTCCAGCCGCAGGGTGCGGACTGGGGGCAGATTATGGCGGAGATTACCGCCTCGTTTGCGGCTGCGCTGCTGGAGAAGGAACCTTCTCGCTTCCGCATTTGCGGGAATCCCGACTGTCTCTGGGTCTATTACGACGATACCCGCAACCGTTCGAAGCGGTACTGCGACGACAAGCTGTGCGGGAATCTGATGAAGGTCCGGCGGTTCCGGGCACGCAAAAAAGCAGCGGAGGGTGAACCTCCGGTAGAGTAA
- a CDS encoding GGDEF domain-containing protein: MRDYMGPSETSAHRQAKWVKRFLYTYWLVIALHFLAQLGSFVCLPYPMGANEFYYDVLLYPTLLMSAVVGLTQLVDVAAPKYSFVLLFVAGTIIAMMIIHLNMDIRIIGALMLLPIMASAIFFRLDLTLFTSALQGAAFFILYRWDYWFKYYLTDFDLIAIPLFLLVGTLVAGIIIINGRELASDLEATLTAKQDLMIENAVIRKLSTTDALTGLYNHISFHEFYEKALEYGSQGAPFHLALVDIDNFKQINDKYGHRTGDLVLARVAQIIKDHLSPADIAARYGGEEFGVLLFEKSFEEAYTLMDWIRHQLSETLHEEMERGAVTVSIGLKSYDEGTTKEALFEEVDNLLYTAKHSGKNTTLTPLTQRIVV, encoded by the coding sequence TTGAGAGATTACATGGGCCCTTCGGAGACTTCGGCGCACCGGCAGGCGAAGTGGGTCAAGCGGTTTCTGTATACGTATTGGCTGGTGATTGCTCTGCATTTCCTGGCCCAGCTGGGGTCTTTTGTCTGTTTGCCGTATCCCATGGGAGCGAATGAGTTCTACTATGATGTGCTGCTCTATCCGACGCTGCTGATGAGTGCGGTGGTCGGGTTGACGCAGCTGGTGGATGTTGCGGCACCGAAGTATTCCTTCGTGCTGCTCTTTGTGGCGGGGACGATTATAGCGATGATGATTATTCACCTGAATATGGACATCCGGATTATCGGGGCGTTGATGCTGCTGCCGATTATGGCGTCGGCGATCTTTTTCCGGCTGGATCTCACCTTGTTTACGTCTGCCCTCCAGGGGGCCGCATTCTTCATTCTGTATCGCTGGGATTACTGGTTCAAGTATTATCTGACGGATTTCGACCTGATTGCGATCCCGCTCTTCCTGCTGGTCGGCACACTGGTCGCGGGGATTATTATCATTAACGGGCGTGAGCTGGCGAGCGATCTGGAAGCTACCTTAACGGCCAAGCAGGATCTGATGATCGAGAACGCGGTGATCCGCAAGCTGTCGACCACCGATGCGTTGACGGGGCTGTATAACCATATTTCTTTTCACGAATTCTATGAAAAAGCGCTGGAATACGGCAGCCAGGGCGCCCCGTTCCATCTTGCGCTGGTGGATATCGATAATTTCAAGCAAATTAACGATAAATATGGACACCGTACGGGGGATCTGGTGCTGGCCCGGGTTGCGCAGATCATCAAGGACCATCTCTCTCCCGCAGACATTGCTGCCCGCTACGGCGGCGAGGAGTTTGGGGTGTTGCTGTTCGAGAAGAGCTTCGAGGAGGCTTATACGCTCATGGATTGGATACGCCACCAACTCTCAGAGACGCTCCATGAAGAGATGGAGCGCGGGGCGGTGACCGTCAGCATTGGCCTCAAGAGCTATGACGAAGGCACCACCAAAGAAGCGCTCTTCGAAGAAGTCGATAATCTCCTCTATACGGCCAAGCACTCCGGCAAAAATACTACGCTGACCCCGTTGACTCAGCGGATTGTGGTATAG